CACCACTGATTTCGGCGGATGGCAGCGTACTGATGGCATAAACCAGCACAATCAACAGCACGATAGACAGGATTGACGGACCAATCCAAGCCCTGGGTTGTAGCCATAGCCGCTCTTGTTCGACCACGGATTTGCCTAAATTCAGCATCATCACGACGAAGACGAACAACACCATAATCGCGCCCGCGTAAACGATGATCTCCAAGGCACCGGCAAAATAAGCCCCCATCGAAAAAAAGACGATGGACAGTGCCAACAAGGAAATAATCAGATACAACAGGGCATGCACCGGATTGGTATGGGTGATAACCCTGAGTGTGGCGAGAACAGCGACCAGCCCTGCGACATAAAATGTAAATTCCATGAATATCGCTCCTTATGGCAACAGGCTTTTAACGTCGATAGGCTTGGCTTCATTGTCGGCTTCACCTTTATCTTTGCCGTCAATCGCCATACCTGTCTTACGGTAAAAGTTATAGTCAGGATATTTACCCGGCCCTGAAATCAGCAGATCTTCTTTTTCGTACACCAGATCCTGACGCTTGAATTCCCCCAGTTCAAAATCCGGCGTCAACTGAATCGCGGTAGTCGGGCACGCTTCTTCACACAGGCCGCAGAAAATGCAACGCGAGAAGTTGACGCGGAAGAATTCAGGATACCAGCGACCATCTTTATGCTCGGCTTTTTGCAGTGAGATACATCCCACCGGGCAGACCGCTGCACACAAGTTACACGCAACACAACGCTCTTCACCGTCAGGATCACGCGTCAGCACGATGCGCCCACGGTAACGGGGTGGCAGATAAACCGGCTCTTCCGGATACATTTTTGTTTCGCGTTTATGGAAGGCATGAAGCCCTATCATCCAAATACTGCGTACCTGGGTGGCGAAACCGACCACTAACTCTTTTAATGTCATGGTTCAATCACCCCTTTATTGAGCGTTGTATAAAATCACGGCGGCAGTCGCCAGCATATTAAGTAACGTTAACGGCAGACAGACTTTCCAGCCAAATGACATCACCTGGTCATAACGAGGACGCGGCAAGGCGGCGCGGATCAAGATAAACATCATCATGAAAAATGCCGTTTTCAGCGCAAACCAGACGAAGGGAGGCAAGAGAGGCCCATTCCAGCCACCAAAGAACAGTGTGACGATTAAAGCGGATACCGTCACGATGGCGATATACTCGCCCACAAAGAACAGACCGAATTTCATGCCGGAATATTCAATGTGATAACCGTCGGCCAACTCTTGTTCTGCTTCCGGTTGGTCGAAGGGGTGGCGGTGACATACCGCAACCCCCGCAATGGCAAAAGTCAGGAAGCCAAAGAATTGAGGGATGATATTCCACACATATTGCTGTGAGTTGACGATATCCACCATGTTAAAGGAGCCGGCTTGGGCGACAACGCCCATCATGGACAGACCAAGGAAGACTTCATAACTCAATGTCTGTGCTGATGCACGCATCGCACCCAGCAAGGCATATTTGTTGTTACTCGCCCAACCCGCAAACAGCACGGAATAAACCGCCAAGCCCGCCATCATCATGAAGAACAAGATGCCAATGTTCAGGTCTGCGGCCATCCATGTTGGGCTTACCGGCACAATAGCAAAAGCCAGCAACATTGAGCTGAAAGCAATGACAGGCGCCAAGGTGAAAATGGCGCGGTCGGAAAAGCGCGGTGCCCAGTCTTCCTTAAAGAACATTTTGATCATGTCTGCAACAAGCTGCAATGAACCGCCCCAACCTACGCGGTTTGGCCCATAACGGTTCTGGAACAGGCCAAGGATGCGGCGTTCAAAGAAACTCATGAAAGCCCCGCAAACCACCACGACCAACAGAATGACAGCAGCTTTCAGTACCGCAATCAGGATTTCAATGACTTCGGGAGTAAACCAACTCATTATGCAACCTCCCGTAAGTTATGGACTGATTTGCCCGCCAGAACCGGCGGTATCCCCGGCATTCCCAACGGCAAGCCGACTTGCCCTTGAGCAAGATTGCCACTCAAGCGTACAGTTAAGCGCAGTTGCTGCCCTTCACAATCCAATGCCATCACCGCACCTTCTTTCACCTTCAAATGCGCCGCATCTTTATAATTGATCATCACATACGGCTCAGACATACGCGCCTGCATGACCTCAGAACGCTGCGACAGTTCTTCACTGCCGAACAAATGGAAATAAGGCGCAATATGCCATTGATCGTTTTGCGCAGTGAATGCGGCCGGAATAGCGTCAAAATAGTTCAACCCGCCATCAACCGCTTCAATCAAACGAACACCCGGATCACCGAAACGTAATTTACCACCGACTTCCGCCTGAAATTTATTCCACGCCTGGGGTGAGTTCCAGCCCGGTGCCCATGCAAAGGGGATTTGCTGACGGGGTGCATAGGGGCTGTTGTTCCCTTCCATTGAGAAAGCAAATGCGGTATCGATATCCTGTGGCTGGCGCTGCTCATGCACACTGACATCAGCCAGCATCGCAGTACGGCCACTGTAACGATGGGGAGAACGCGCCAATTTTTGCCCGCGAATACGGAATGCCGCATCCGGTGCCGCATTGACGATGCCTTTGAATTGCGGCATGGCTTTGACACAAGCGGCAATCACATGATCAAGCTGCGTCCAGTCGGTCTGGCACTGGGTATAGGTGGTATACAGTGAGTGCATCCAGCGCCAGCTTTCTAACATCACAATGGACTTGTCATAGAATGCCGGTTCGTAAACCTGAAAATAGCGTTGGGCACGACCTTCCTGATTCACCAGCGTACCATCGCTTTCCGCAAAGCTGGAGGCTGACAGAATCAGATGCGCCTTGTCCATGATGGCGGTGCGCTGATGATCCACGACAATCAGGTTTTTCAGGCTATCCAGTGCGCGATCAATTTTATCCGCCGGGGCATGGCGATAGAGATCATTTTCCATCACGATGGCGGTATCTGAATGGCCTTTAGCGATACGTTGTAAAGCCGCATCCAGTGGCTGCGCTTCCATCATCGCCAGCCCGATGCTGTTGGCATACGCAGCAACATAGGAGAGGCCAACCTCCGAGCCTTTATCTTTCAATGCCCATGCGATATTGGCAGCGGCCTGAATCAAGGCATCGCTGCCTGAATTGCTGCCACTGATAATCAAGGGCTTTTTCGCCTCACGTAATGCTTGTGCAATGATTTCCACCTTCGATTTCAGTTCATCCGGCAAATCATTAACGGCAGGAGCAATACTGTTCAGGGCATGTGCCACGGCGAAACCCAAGCGAGCCTGATCATCAACCGGGGCGCGGTAGTTCCATGCGGCAACATCATCCAGCCGGGTATCATCGACGCTGGTCAGGAAGAGAGGGTACTTGGCATGTTGGCCGATATTCATCACCGCCGCAATTTGCCAGTCTGCCACTTTCTGGGCAGCAGCCATTTCACGCGCTTTCCCCTTCACGGCCTGACGCACCGATAATGCCATGCGCGCCGCCGTTTGCGTGAGGTCTTCCCCCAGCACAAACACCGCATCGTAATCTTCAATTTCACGCAGCGATGGGGTATAAACGCCGCCTTGCTGGAGAATTTCCAGCATCGTATCAAGACGATGTTGTTCTTCCGCTGAAATGCCGCTGTAGAAGTTTTCCGCCCCTACCAATTCACGCAAGGCAAAGTTACTTTCAATGCTGGCACGCGGTGAACCAATACCAATGGCATTTTTTGCCTGACGCAAAATATCGGCGCCCCCCTGCATAACCTGTTCAGCATTCAATGAAATCCATTGATCGCCACGCAGTTGTTGTGGCTGGCGAGGCCGGTCGTCACGGTTGACATAGCCATAACCGAAACGCCCGCGGTCACACATAAAGTAGTGGTTGACGGTGCCGTTGTAACGGTTTTCTATCCGGCGCAATTCACCGTAACGTTCACCGGGACTGGTGTTACAGCCAATGCTGCACTGTTGGCAGATACTTGGCGCAAACTGCATATCCCATTTACGGTTATAGCGTTCTGAATGGGTTTTGTCGGTAAATACTCCGGTTGGGCAAATTTCAACGAGGTTACCGGAAAATTCACTTTCCAGTGTGCCACTCTCAGGGCGGCCAAAATAGACGTTGTCATGAGCGCCATAAACGCCAAAATCCGTCCCATCCGCGTAATCTTTGTAGTAGCGGACACAACGGTAACAGGCGATGCAGCGGTTCATTTCATGAGCAACGAATGGCCCCAGTTCCTGATTTTTGTGAGTGCGTTTGGTAAAACGGTATTTTCGGAATGAATGCCCGGTCATGACCGTCATATCCTGCAAATGGCAGTTGCCCCCCTCTTCACAAACAGGGCAATCGTGGGGATGGTTGGTCATTAACCACTCCACAACACTTGCACGGAACTGTTTCGCTTCATCATCATCAATGGAAATATACGTGCCATCTGACGCCGGTGTCATACAAGACATCACCAGACGACCGCGCGTATCTTCCGCGTTTTGATATTGCTTCACCGCACACTGGCGGCAAGCGCCAACGCTTCCCAGCGCTGGATGCCAGCAAAAATAAGGTATATCAAGCCCCAATGAGAGGCAGGCTTGTAACAGGTTATCAGCCCCGTTTACATCATATTCTTTGCCGTCTACATGTATCGTAGCCATAGTCAGCATGCTTCCCAATGGCCTGCCGTGGCAGGCGTTAATCAAAAATGAAAACCAACCTTACCAACGCTGCTTAAGCAAATTGGGCTGAATACCCGCAATCAGGCTGGTATTGCCGTAGTCGTTGAAAGAATGGTCTTTGGTGACAATGCCCGCTTCAAATTCTTCACGGAAGTATTTGATGGCGCTCTGCAAAGGCTCCACGGCACCCGGCGCATGGGCGCAGAACGTCTTGCCGGGGCCAAGGAAACGACAGAGTTGTTCCAAGGTTTCGATGTCACCCGGCTGGCCTTTGCCACTCTCAATGGCGCGGAGGATTTTGACGCTCCACGGCAAACCATCACGGCACGGTGTGCACCAGCCACAAGATTCGCGGGCAAAGAATTCTTCAAGATTGCGGGTCAGGGAAACCATATTGATCTCATGATCCACCGCCATTGCCAGCGCCGTTCCCAAACGGCTGCCCGCTTTGGCAATATGCTCAAAATCCATCGGCAGATCCAAATGGTCTGCGGTCAGGAAATCGGTGCCTGCCCCGCCGGGTTGCCAGGCCTTGAATTTCAGGCCATCACGCATTCCCCCGGCGTAATCTTCCAGAATTTCACGGGCGGTTGTGCCAAACGGCAGTTCCCAAACGCCCGGATTTTTGACCCGGCCAGAAAAGCCCATCAGTTTGGTGCCGGCATCGTTACTTTTGCCCTCACTCAAACCGATATACCACGCTTTCCCATGTTCAAGAATGGCAGGCACGTTGCACAACGTTTCGACATTGTTGACACAGGTTGGTTTGCCCCATACGCCGGCAGACGCAGGAAAGGGCGGTTTTGAACGTGGATTGGCCCGACGCCCTTCAAGGGAGTTAATCAACGCGGTTTCTTCACCACAGATATAACGACCCGCGCCGGTATGCACAAACAGTTCAAAATCAAAACCACTGCCCAAAATATTCTTGCCAAGCAACCCGGCGGCTTTGGCTTCTTCGATGGCCTTACGTAAATGAACCGCCGCCTCGATATATTCACCACGCAGGAAGATGTAGCCACGGTAGGCTTTCAGGGCAAAGGCACTGATCAACATGCCCTCCACCAACAGATGAGGCAGTTGCTCCATCAGTAAGCGGTCTTTGTACGTGCCCGGCTCCATCTCATCCGCATTACACAGCAAGTAGCGGATATTCATGCTTTCATCTTTTGGCATCAGGCTCCATTTCAGGCCGGTTGAGAAGCCTGCGCCGCCACGGCCTTTTAAGCCGGCATCTTTAACCAGCGCGGTAATTTCATCAGGCGCCATGCCCTTCAGTGCTTTTTCGGCACCTTTGTAACCATTCTTGTCGCGGTATTCATCCAGCCAGACAGGTTGTTGGTCAGCACGCAACCGCCATGTCAGGGGATGATTTTCCGCTGTGCGGATAATGTCTTTCACTCCTGAATGCGTTGTCATGGATATTGCTCCAGTAATTTTTCAATTTCTTCGGGCTTCACGTAACTGTGAGTGTCTTCATCAATCATCATGGTTGGCCCCTTGTCACAATTACCCAGACAGCAGGTCGGCAACAGGGTGAAACGCCCGTCTGCCGTGGTTTGCCCCGGACGAATGTTCAGGTGCGACTCTATCGCTGACTGAACGCCCTGATAGCCCGTGATGTGGCATACCACACTGTCACAATAACGGATAATGTGACGCCCGACGGGTTGTCGGTAAATCTGGCTGTAAAACGTCGCCACCCCTTCCACGTCACTGGCCGGGATGCCCAAGACCTCAGCAATGGCATAAATCGCCCCATCAGGCACCCAACCACGCTGCTTTTGCACAATTTTCAGTGCTTCGATTGACGCCGCACGCGGATCTTCGTAGTGGTGTTTTTCCTGCTCAATGGCATTACGTTCGTCAGCACTCAATACAAACTGATCCGGTGCCTGAGCGTCCGTTACGTTAACCACATCAAGGCGTGCTTGCTTGTTTGCGTTAAATTCACTTTGCATCGTTAGCGATCCACATCAGACATAACAAAATCGATACTGCCCAGATAGACGATCAGGTCAGAAACCAGACTGCCGCGTATCACCGCTGGAATTTGCTGCAAGTGGGCAAAACTGGGTGTACGAATGCGGGTACGGT
This genomic interval from Xenorhabdus doucetiae contains the following:
- the nuoJ gene encoding NADH-quinone oxidoreductase subunit J, with translation MEFTFYVAGLVAVLATLRVITHTNPVHALLYLIISLLALSIVFFSMGAYFAGALEIIVYAGAIMVLFVFVVMMLNLGKSVVEQERLWLQPRAWIGPSILSIVLLIVLVYAISTLPSAEISGEVVSAKEVGISLFGPYVLAVELASLLLLAGLVVAYHIGRENRQGEVISNRAEDQQ
- the nuoI gene encoding NADH-quinone oxidoreductase subunit NuoI produces the protein MTLKELVVGFATQVRSIWMIGLHAFHKRETKMYPEEPVYLPPRYRGRIVLTRDPDGEERCVACNLCAAVCPVGCISLQKAEHKDGRWYPEFFRVNFSRCIFCGLCEEACPTTAIQLTPDFELGEFKRQDLVYEKEDLLISGPGKYPDYNFYRKTGMAIDGKDKGEADNEAKPIDVKSLLP
- the nuoH gene encoding NADH-quinone oxidoreductase subunit NuoH yields the protein MSWFTPEVIEILIAVLKAAVILLVVVVCGAFMSFFERRILGLFQNRYGPNRVGWGGSLQLVADMIKMFFKEDWAPRFSDRAIFTLAPVIAFSSMLLAFAIVPVSPTWMAADLNIGILFFMMMAGLAVYSVLFAGWASNNKYALLGAMRASAQTLSYEVFLGLSMMGVVAQAGSFNMVDIVNSQQYVWNIIPQFFGFLTFAIAGVAVCHRHPFDQPEAEQELADGYHIEYSGMKFGLFFVGEYIAIVTVSALIVTLFFGGWNGPLLPPFVWFALKTAFFMMMFILIRAALPRPRYDQVMSFGWKVCLPLTLLNMLATAAVILYNAQ
- the nuoG gene encoding NADH-quinone oxidoreductase subunit NuoG → MATIHVDGKEYDVNGADNLLQACLSLGLDIPYFCWHPALGSVGACRQCAVKQYQNAEDTRGRLVMSCMTPASDGTYISIDDDEAKQFRASVVEWLMTNHPHDCPVCEEGGNCHLQDMTVMTGHSFRKYRFTKRTHKNQELGPFVAHEMNRCIACYRCVRYYKDYADGTDFGVYGAHDNVYFGRPESGTLESEFSGNLVEICPTGVFTDKTHSERYNRKWDMQFAPSICQQCSIGCNTSPGERYGELRRIENRYNGTVNHYFMCDRGRFGYGYVNRDDRPRQPQQLRGDQWISLNAEQVMQGGADILRQAKNAIGIGSPRASIESNFALRELVGAENFYSGISAEEQHRLDTMLEILQQGGVYTPSLREIEDYDAVFVLGEDLTQTAARMALSVRQAVKGKAREMAAAQKVADWQIAAVMNIGQHAKYPLFLTSVDDTRLDDVAAWNYRAPVDDQARLGFAVAHALNSIAPAVNDLPDELKSKVEIIAQALREAKKPLIISGSNSGSDALIQAAANIAWALKDKGSEVGLSYVAAYANSIGLAMMEAQPLDAALQRIAKGHSDTAIVMENDLYRHAPADKIDRALDSLKNLIVVDHQRTAIMDKAHLILSASSFAESDGTLVNQEGRAQRYFQVYEPAFYDKSIVMLESWRWMHSLYTTYTQCQTDWTQLDHVIAACVKAMPQFKGIVNAAPDAAFRIRGQKLARSPHRYSGRTAMLADVSVHEQRQPQDIDTAFAFSMEGNNSPYAPRQQIPFAWAPGWNSPQAWNKFQAEVGGKLRFGDPGVRLIEAVDGGLNYFDAIPAAFTAQNDQWHIAPYFHLFGSEELSQRSEVMQARMSEPYVMINYKDAAHLKVKEGAVMALDCEGQQLRLTVRLSGNLAQGQVGLPLGMPGIPPVLAGKSVHNLREVA
- the nuoF gene encoding NADH-quinone oxidoreductase subunit NuoF: MTTHSGVKDIIRTAENHPLTWRLRADQQPVWLDEYRDKNGYKGAEKALKGMAPDEITALVKDAGLKGRGGAGFSTGLKWSLMPKDESMNIRYLLCNADEMEPGTYKDRLLMEQLPHLLVEGMLISAFALKAYRGYIFLRGEYIEAAVHLRKAIEEAKAAGLLGKNILGSGFDFELFVHTGAGRYICGEETALINSLEGRRANPRSKPPFPASAGVWGKPTCVNNVETLCNVPAILEHGKAWYIGLSEGKSNDAGTKLMGFSGRVKNPGVWELPFGTTAREILEDYAGGMRDGLKFKAWQPGGAGTDFLTADHLDLPMDFEHIAKAGSRLGTALAMAVDHEINMVSLTRNLEEFFARESCGWCTPCRDGLPWSVKILRAIESGKGQPGDIETLEQLCRFLGPGKTFCAHAPGAVEPLQSAIKYFREEFEAGIVTKDHSFNDYGNTSLIAGIQPNLLKQRW
- the nuoE gene encoding NADH-quinone oxidoreductase subunit NuoE; amino-acid sequence: MQSEFNANKQARLDVVNVTDAQAPDQFVLSADERNAIEQEKHHYEDPRAASIEALKIVQKQRGWVPDGAIYAIAEVLGIPASDVEGVATFYSQIYRQPVGRHIIRYCDSVVCHITGYQGVQSAIESHLNIRPGQTTADGRFTLLPTCCLGNCDKGPTMMIDEDTHSYVKPEEIEKLLEQYP